Proteins encoded within one genomic window of Pectobacterium araliae:
- a CDS encoding LysM-like peptidoglycan-binding domain-containing protein: MGRIAPRKRKTTWDYQTLVRFCQRIIQRQPSDAVAVENDEANEELERLSPPSLRERMRVRLKKIWHLPDSYHWMEPLPLLHRRWILVAIALLLVVLLWPYSAQHPQPARTTPVPLTQADNQAAMQAVIIENPPSTSQQQHTATPPPAQQSAPWRNYEISSGQTLAQLFRDNNLPVSDVFAMAQVEGRDKPLSNLRAGQAVKLQLNAQGMVAELEIETTANQTIRFTRGADGAFTRTR, encoded by the coding sequence ATGGGCAGAATTGCGCCCAGGAAGCGGAAAACCACCTGGGATTATCAAACGCTAGTACGCTTCTGCCAGCGAATTATCCAGCGGCAGCCCTCAGATGCTGTAGCCGTAGAAAATGATGAGGCTAATGAAGAGCTGGAGCGTCTGTCTCCTCCTTCCCTGCGTGAACGTATGCGTGTCAGGCTGAAAAAAATCTGGCATCTGCCCGACAGCTATCACTGGATGGAACCGCTGCCGCTCCTCCATCGTCGCTGGATTTTAGTCGCTATCGCACTGCTGCTGGTCGTCTTGCTCTGGCCTTACAGCGCGCAACATCCACAGCCTGCCCGTACCACCCCCGTACCGCTTACTCAGGCAGATAATCAAGCTGCGATGCAGGCTGTGATTATTGAAAACCCGCCTTCCACGTCACAACAGCAACATACGGCTACACCACCACCGGCTCAGCAGTCAGCGCCGTGGCGGAATTATGAAATATCATCAGGGCAAACGTTGGCCCAACTCTTTCGCGATAACAATTTACCCGTCAGCGATGTGTTCGCGATGGCGCAGGTGGAGGGGCGGGATAAGCCGCTCAGCAATTTGCGGGCAGGTCAGGCGGTCAAACTCCAACTGAATGCACAGGGTATGGTCGCAGAGCTGGAGATCGAAACCACGGCGAACCAGACGATCAGGTTCACGCGCGGTGCGGACGGGGCATTTACCCGTACGCGCTAG
- a CDS encoding DUF488 domain-containing protein translates to MSDLIHLTRVYDAQAPFSTPTFLIDRLWPRGISKTRLEGVEWFKDIAPSSELRKWFHAEPERWAEFVHYYRNELAQGTACNRLLTLLEKKKVITLLYGSKDAQHNHAIVLRDFLLEQQSR, encoded by the coding sequence ATGTCTGACTTAATTCACCTCACCCGCGTGTATGACGCGCAAGCCCCTTTTTCTACCCCCACTTTTCTTATTGACCGCCTGTGGCCGCGTGGCATCAGTAAAACGCGTCTGGAAGGGGTTGAGTGGTTTAAAGACATTGCGCCGAGCAGTGAGCTGCGAAAATGGTTCCACGCTGAACCTGAACGTTGGGCGGAATTTGTGCATTATTATCGTAATGAATTAGCGCAGGGGACCGCGTGTAACAGACTGCTGACGTTGCTTGAGAAGAAGAAGGTCATCACACTGCTTTATGGCAGTAAAGACGCGCAGCACAATCATGCTATCGTTTTGCGCGACTTCCTGTTGGAACAGCAATCCCGCTAG
- the rplI gene encoding 50S ribosomal protein L9, whose product MQVILLDKVANLGSLGDQVNVKAGYARNFLVPQGKAVPATKKNVEFFEARRAELEAKLADVLAAAEARAAKIKELGSVTIASKAGDEGKLFGSIGTRDIADAVTAAGVEIAKSEVRLPNGVLRTLGDHEVSFQVHSDVFAELNVVVVAEA is encoded by the coding sequence ATGCAAGTTATTCTGCTTGATAAAGTAGCAAACCTGGGCAGCCTGGGTGATCAGGTAAACGTTAAAGCGGGCTATGCTCGTAACTTCTTGGTTCCACAGGGCAAAGCTGTCCCTGCAACCAAGAAAAACGTTGAGTTCTTCGAAGCACGCCGTGCTGAACTGGAAGCCAAACTGGCTGACGTTCTGGCTGCAGCTGAAGCTCGCGCCGCTAAGATCAAAGAACTGGGTAGCGTTACCATCGCGTCTAAAGCAGGCGACGAAGGTAAACTGTTCGGTTCCATCGGTACTCGCGATATCGCTGATGCGGTAACGGCTGCTGGTGTTGAAATCGCGAAGAGCGAAGTTCGTTTGCCGAACGGCGTTCTGCGTACTCTGGGCGATCACGAAGTGAGCTTCCAGGTACACAGCGATGTGTTTGCTGAACTGAATGTCGTTGTTGTTGCTGAAGCATAA
- the rpsR gene encoding 30S ribosomal protein S18, translating into MARYFRRRKFCRFTAEGVVEIDYKDIATLKNYITESGKIVPSRITGTRAKYQRQLARAIKRARYLSLLPYTDRHQ; encoded by the coding sequence ATGGCACGTTATTTCCGTCGTCGCAAATTCTGCCGTTTCACCGCGGAAGGCGTTGTAGAGATTGATTATAAAGATATCGCTACGCTGAAAAACTATATCACTGAAAGCGGCAAGATTGTTCCGAGCCGTATCACCGGTACTCGTGCAAAATACCAGCGTCAGCTGGCCCGCGCTATCAAGCGTGCGCGTTACTTGTCTTTGTTGCCGTACACTGACCGTCATCAGTAA
- the priB gene encoding primosomal replication protein N — translation MVTVNRLVLSGTVCKTPIRKVSPSGIPHCQFVLEHRSTQEEAGLKRQAWCRMPVIVSGLSSQAVTHSITVGTQLTVHGFISCHQGRNGLSKIVLHAEQIELIDSGD, via the coding sequence GTGGTGACGGTGAATCGTCTGGTGTTGTCTGGCACCGTGTGCAAGACGCCCATTCGTAAGGTCAGCCCGTCAGGTATTCCTCATTGTCAGTTCGTGCTTGAGCACCGCTCGACGCAAGAGGAAGCCGGATTGAAGCGGCAAGCATGGTGTCGTATGCCCGTGATTGTCAGCGGACTTTCGTCACAAGCAGTTACCCACAGTATAACGGTCGGCACGCAACTTACCGTGCACGGATTCATCAGCTGCCATCAAGGGCGCAATGGTCTGAGCAAGATAGTGTTACATGCCGAGCAGATTGAATTGATAGATTCTGGAGACTAG
- the rpsF gene encoding 30S ribosomal protein S6, whose translation MRHYEIVFMVHPDQSEQVPGMIERYTATITGAQGTIHRLEDWGRRQLAYPINKLHKAHYVLLNVEAPQEAIDELETNFRFNDAVIRSMVMRVKHAVTEASPMVKAKDERRERREDFAEAGDDVDAGDSEE comes from the coding sequence ATGCGTCATTACGAAATCGTATTTATGGTTCATCCTGACCAGAGCGAACAGGTTCCGGGCATGATCGAGCGCTACACTGCTACCATCACTGGTGCGCAGGGCACGATCCACCGTCTGGAAGACTGGGGCCGCCGTCAGCTGGCTTACCCGATCAACAAACTGCACAAAGCTCACTACGTTCTGCTGAACGTTGAAGCCCCGCAGGAAGCGATCGATGAGCTGGAAACAAACTTCCGCTTTAACGATGCCGTTATCCGCAGCATGGTTATGCGCGTTAAGCACGCGGTAACTGAAGCATCTCCAATGGTGAAAGCGAAAGACGAACGCCGTGAGCGTCGTGAAGATTTCGCTGAAGCTGGCGATGATGTGGATGCAGGGGATTCTGAAGAGTAA
- a CDS encoding ABC transporter ATP-binding protein, with the protein MNLIDVDGVTFSYQSDRQILNEVSLTLHRGVNLGIVGESGSGKTTLLRILLGLNLPSQGEVRFNGQVLNPRDRRFMREYRKSVQVVFQDPYSSLDPRQRVRDIIAEPLRALRIRKPVAETVNDVLHAVGLPADAIDRYPHAFSGGQRQRIAIARAIVSQPDVVLADEAVSALDLSTKIRIVELLKSLSNLTTLVLVSHDLGTVAALCEDIVVLEHGRIVEQGRVRDVLASPQHPYTQKLLSSIPRMPQ; encoded by the coding sequence ATGAACCTGATTGATGTGGATGGCGTAACGTTCAGCTATCAAAGCGATCGTCAAATACTCAATGAGGTATCATTAACCCTTCATCGTGGTGTCAATCTGGGTATTGTGGGGGAATCCGGGTCGGGCAAAACCACATTACTGCGTATTTTACTCGGCCTGAACCTGCCATCACAGGGCGAAGTGCGTTTTAACGGTCAGGTACTCAATCCGCGCGATCGACGATTTATGCGGGAATACCGCAAATCCGTACAGGTCGTTTTTCAGGATCCCTATTCCTCCCTTGATCCGCGCCAGCGGGTACGAGATATCATTGCAGAACCGCTGCGAGCACTGCGTATTCGCAAACCAGTAGCGGAGACGGTAAACGACGTACTTCATGCCGTAGGGTTGCCAGCAGATGCGATTGATCGCTATCCGCATGCGTTTTCTGGTGGTCAGCGCCAACGTATCGCCATCGCCCGTGCAATTGTGTCGCAGCCTGATGTGGTGTTGGCTGATGAAGCGGTAAGCGCACTCGATCTGTCTACGAAAATTCGTATTGTCGAATTGCTTAAGTCGCTGTCAAACCTTACCACGCTGGTTTTAGTCTCGCACGATCTCGGTACTGTTGCTGCACTGTGCGAGGACATTGTCGTGCTGGAGCACGGGCGTATTGTGGAGCAAGGTCGTGTGCGGGATGTTCTGGCTTCACCACAGCATCCTTATACGCAAAAGCTGCTATCCAGCATTCCACGCATGCCGCAATAA
- a CDS encoding ATP-binding cassette domain-containing protein — protein MDNLLTVNSLSLRAGTRTLVSDLSFTLAPGDRVGLIGESGSGKSLTALAINGLLPAAIQASGSVQLAGQSIIGASDRQLTRLRGSQVATVFQEPLTALNPLMRIGQLIAEPVQRTARRTGRAADRRAVTHAVLRWIERVALPQPEKIVTAWPHELSGGQRQRVAIAMALACEPALLIADEPTTALDVTTQAEILKLLMSLVTEQGSALLFISHDLPVVAKVANRVMVMNKGRLVEQGDIAVVFRQPEDEYTKILVAAARSFDTALGYRP, from the coding sequence ATGGATAACCTGCTGACAGTTAATTCATTGTCGTTGCGTGCGGGCACGCGGACGCTGGTTTCCGATCTCTCTTTTACTCTCGCTCCCGGCGATCGTGTTGGTTTGATTGGTGAATCGGGGTCAGGAAAATCATTGACCGCGTTGGCGATTAACGGTCTGTTACCCGCCGCAATTCAGGCCAGTGGATCGGTGCAGTTGGCCGGGCAATCGATCATCGGTGCCAGCGATCGCCAGCTAACGCGTCTGCGAGGCAGTCAGGTAGCGACGGTGTTTCAGGAACCCCTGACGGCACTTAACCCGTTAATGCGAATTGGGCAATTGATAGCCGAACCTGTCCAGCGCACGGCTCGGAGAACAGGGCGCGCCGCCGATCGACGCGCGGTTACTCATGCCGTTCTACGCTGGATTGAACGGGTCGCTTTGCCGCAGCCGGAGAAAATCGTTACCGCCTGGCCGCATGAATTATCCGGTGGGCAGCGGCAGCGTGTGGCAATCGCTATGGCATTGGCTTGTGAACCCGCGTTGCTGATCGCCGATGAACCGACCACCGCCTTGGATGTCACTACGCAGGCAGAAATATTGAAGCTTCTCATGAGTCTGGTAACGGAACAGGGGTCTGCCCTGCTGTTTATCAGTCACGATCTGCCGGTGGTGGCCAAGGTGGCGAACAGAGTGATGGTGATGAACAAAGGCCGTTTGGTTGAACAAGGGGATATCGCCGTGGTGTTTCGCCAGCCTGAAGATGAATATACGAAAATATTGGTTGCCGCAGCGCGTTCATTCGATACGGCATTGGGGTATAGGCCATGA
- a CDS encoding ABC transporter permease: protein MIRFSFATLGRRSRSFTLMLGGLLVGVHVLIAFTTLFWTPWDPTAMTGTRLEAPSLLHWAGTDRLGRDLFTLMMSGARVALLTGGGAVMVGLAIGVTLGLLSAFASRTLDDVLAVVLDILIAFPTLLLAMLIVASGDGASLGSAIVALGIAISAIIARLTRILTKQVLRMDYITAARTSGSSWGSIIFRHILPNIWPTLSVNIALQFGAAVIAEASLSYLGLGAPPPNTSWGRLLQEAQGSVYTAPFGVIAPGIALVTLIVGINLLADGLRDRGEPDGGGHHG, encoded by the coding sequence ATGATTCGGTTTTCCTTCGCCACGTTGGGACGCCGCTCTCGTTCCTTCACCCTGATGTTGGGGGGACTACTCGTGGGCGTACACGTGCTCATTGCGTTCACGACGCTGTTCTGGACGCCCTGGGATCCCACCGCGATGACGGGCACTCGATTGGAAGCGCCGTCTTTACTGCATTGGGCTGGCACTGATCGATTAGGGCGGGATTTATTTACATTGATGATGAGCGGTGCCCGCGTGGCGTTGTTGACGGGGGGCGGCGCGGTTATGGTTGGTCTGGCGATTGGCGTCACACTCGGCCTGCTATCGGCATTCGCCAGTCGCACGCTGGATGATGTGCTGGCGGTGGTGCTGGACATTCTTATCGCGTTTCCTACGCTGTTGTTGGCGATGCTGATTGTGGCGAGTGGTGATGGAGCCAGTCTGGGCTCGGCGATCGTTGCTCTCGGTATTGCGATTTCCGCGATTATCGCCAGGCTAACGCGTATTCTGACAAAACAAGTACTACGGATGGATTATATTACGGCTGCTCGGACATCTGGCTCGTCATGGGGAAGCATTATTTTTCGACATATTTTGCCGAATATCTGGCCGACATTATCAGTAAACATCGCGTTGCAGTTCGGGGCGGCGGTGATTGCTGAAGCTTCGCTCTCCTATCTTGGGCTGGGAGCACCGCCGCCAAATACGTCATGGGGACGGTTATTACAGGAAGCGCAGGGATCGGTGTATACCGCCCCTTTTGGCGTGATCGCACCGGGTATTGCATTGGTGACATTGATTGTTGGTATCAACCTATTAGCGGATGGACTGCGTGACAGAGGGGAACCTGACGGTGGAGGTCACCATGGATAA
- a CDS encoding ABC transporter permease, with protein sequence MPVYLLRRSMILVLSVFIAVSVLFILLRLLPGDPANSLVSIGADPEQIEAARRQVGSNLPLFQQFLQFLSHLLRFDLGQSFISGIPVSEEIAARMTMTLPLTLFAFILALIIAVPLGILAAVKADRWYGGAISVISQLGIAVPVFWIGILLVTVFAVHLRFFPSGGFPAEGWQNLPAALHSFVLPVVTVAIVMSASLLRYVRAATLDVLGSDYLRTARALGASFPQALIKHGVRNGVIPVISILGIELSSTLLGAVVVEQVFSLPGLGSMLLLGVGQRDYPSVQGVLFVSTLLVLIIGFIADLIQRLIDPRLRSDSRKQDKITGGAA encoded by the coding sequence ATGCCAGTCTATCTTCTCCGCCGTTCTATGATTCTGGTTCTATCGGTTTTCATTGCGGTTAGCGTGTTGTTTATTTTGTTGCGCCTGCTACCAGGCGACCCCGCGAATTCGCTGGTTTCTATCGGTGCCGATCCTGAGCAAATTGAGGCCGCCCGGCGGCAGGTTGGCTCGAATTTGCCTCTTTTTCAGCAATTTTTGCAGTTTCTCAGTCATCTACTGCGTTTTGATTTGGGACAGTCGTTTATTAGCGGAATACCTGTCAGCGAAGAAATCGCGGCGCGCATGACGATGACACTCCCACTGACCCTATTCGCGTTTATTCTGGCACTGATTATTGCCGTGCCGCTGGGCATTCTTGCAGCAGTAAAAGCCGATCGCTGGTATGGCGGGGCTATTTCCGTGATCTCTCAATTAGGTATTGCTGTGCCAGTCTTCTGGATTGGTATTCTTCTGGTGACGGTTTTTGCTGTTCATCTGCGTTTTTTCCCTTCGGGGGGATTTCCAGCAGAAGGGTGGCAGAATTTGCCTGCCGCTCTGCACAGTTTTGTACTACCCGTCGTGACGGTGGCGATCGTGATGTCAGCATCATTATTACGCTATGTTCGTGCCGCGACGCTGGACGTGTTGGGAAGTGACTATTTACGGACTGCGCGAGCGTTGGGGGCCAGCTTTCCGCAGGCGTTAATAAAACACGGCGTTCGCAATGGTGTGATCCCGGTGATTTCTATTCTGGGAATTGAGCTATCTTCCACGCTGCTGGGCGCCGTGGTGGTGGAACAGGTGTTTTCACTGCCAGGATTAGGTTCAATGCTGTTGCTGGGTGTCGGGCAGCGAGATTACCCCAGTGTGCAGGGCGTGTTGTTTGTGTCCACGTTACTGGTGCTGATTATTGGTTTTATTGCCGATCTGATTCAGCGTCTGATCGATCCGCGTCTGCGTAGTGATAGCCGTAAGCAAGATAAAATCACTGGAGGAGCAGCATGA
- a CDS encoding ABC transporter substrate-binding protein, which produces MYRVWSLQYGRTAIMQNMKFTIVSTMILLAGLCFSALSTAAETYDSQATIKIGSLIEPQNLDNTAGAGQGINEAFNGNVYQALFLLTDKGTVEKQLATDYHISDDGLEYRFTLRPDVHFHSGKVMTSADVKFSIERVIASDSKSSRKNSLKTIAGIETPDANTVVVRLSSRSVSLPYNLSYVWIVNDQATNLTTREDGTGPYQLQNWRRGSSLSLQRFDRYWGERPANAGVIFQYFTDASALNNALLTNAVDLITSVQSPDSLAQFKNNPAFTVSEGQSTTKLLLAYNDNVVPFNNVDVRRAMTQAIDKRKLLQSIWGNYGTLIGSFVPPSDPWYVDLNNVNAYNPENAKALLAKAGYPNGFSFTLDTPNYDPHPIVAQFVQNELKKVGITVKINVITANEWYTKIYKAHNFQATLQEHVNHRDIVFYGDPNFYWGYDNPQVTALIKEAELASSEADQTRALAEANRIIAEDAASSWLYLYPQIVVSVKTVSGYPVNALNAQFFVWNIKKNKI; this is translated from the coding sequence ATGTATCGAGTCTGGAGCTTGCAATACGGTCGAACAGCTATCATGCAGAATATGAAGTTTACCATCGTCAGTACGATGATTCTGCTGGCTGGGCTATGTTTCTCTGCGTTGTCGACAGCGGCTGAAACGTATGACTCTCAGGCGACAATTAAGATTGGATCATTGATTGAGCCGCAAAATCTGGATAATACCGCCGGTGCGGGACAGGGGATCAACGAAGCTTTTAATGGCAATGTATATCAAGCGCTTTTCTTGCTGACAGATAAGGGGACGGTTGAAAAACAATTGGCCACGGATTACCACATCAGTGACGATGGTCTGGAATATCGTTTTACCCTGCGGCCTGATGTGCATTTCCATTCCGGTAAGGTGATGACGTCCGCTGATGTGAAGTTCAGTATTGAAAGAGTGATCGCTTCAGACTCAAAAAGCTCACGCAAAAACAGCCTGAAAACCATAGCGGGCATTGAAACCCCTGATGCGAACACGGTAGTGGTGCGTCTTTCTTCGCGTTCTGTTTCCCTGCCTTATAACCTCAGCTACGTTTGGATTGTGAACGATCAGGCGACGAACCTGACAACACGTGAAGATGGTACAGGGCCTTATCAATTGCAGAACTGGCGTCGGGGCTCTTCACTATCGTTGCAGCGCTTTGATCGCTATTGGGGCGAGCGCCCAGCCAACGCGGGAGTGATTTTCCAGTATTTCACGGATGCTTCAGCGCTGAATAATGCACTGCTGACCAATGCCGTTGATCTCATTACTTCTGTTCAGAGCCCAGATTCACTCGCACAGTTTAAAAATAACCCTGCGTTTACCGTGTCGGAAGGTCAGTCCACGACGAAACTTCTGTTGGCATACAATGATAATGTCGTGCCTTTCAATAATGTTGATGTACGTCGCGCGATGACTCAAGCGATCGATAAGCGAAAGCTCCTGCAATCGATTTGGGGCAATTACGGTACATTAATCGGATCTTTTGTTCCACCAAGCGACCCTTGGTATGTTGATCTGAATAACGTGAATGCTTATAACCCAGAAAATGCAAAGGCATTGCTGGCTAAAGCCGGTTACCCGAATGGATTCAGTTTTACTCTGGATACGCCGAATTATGATCCACATCCGATTGTGGCGCAGTTTGTGCAAAATGAACTGAAAAAAGTGGGTATCACCGTCAAAATCAATGTGATCACCGCTAATGAGTGGTATACCAAGATTTATAAGGCGCATAATTTCCAGGCAACGTTACAAGAACATGTGAATCATCGCGATATTGTGTTTTATGGCGATCCGAATTTCTACTGGGGTTATGATAATCCGCAGGTGACGGCGCTGATTAAAGAGGCGGAATTGGCCTCCAGCGAAGCGGATCAAACACGTGCTCTGGCAGAGGCCAATCGGATTATCGCTGAAGATGCAGCCAGCAGCTGGTTGTATCTTTATCCGCAAATCGTGGTATCGGTGAAAACGGTAAGCGGTTATCCGGTAAATGCTCTTAATGCGCAGTTCTTTGTCTGGAATATTAAAAAGAACAAAATCTGA
- the yjfP gene encoding esterase, producing the protein MVEMSLDKLGSGIDVIHAVPAGRRAQPLPTIFFFHGYCSSKEVYSYFGYALAQAGFRVILPDAAMHGARYDGNDAQRLRHFWDILQSNIEELPEYVAEYRQRGLIDGERVGVCGASLGGMSALGCMARYPWITAVAAFMGSGYFSTLSSALFPPVPADGEEHRAELLALATQLADYDVTTRLEALSNRPLLVWHGEADDVVPAAESARLHQALKQQNLDRNLTYVVEKGVGHRITPTALQAGETFFSHYLTTANE; encoded by the coding sequence ATGGTTGAAATGTCACTGGATAAACTCGGCAGCGGTATTGATGTGATTCACGCGGTGCCTGCGGGAAGAAGGGCACAGCCTCTACCAACGATTTTTTTCTTCCACGGTTACTGCTCGTCAAAAGAGGTGTATTCGTATTTTGGCTATGCGTTGGCTCAGGCTGGATTCAGAGTGATTCTACCCGATGCCGCCATGCACGGTGCCCGCTATGACGGGAATGACGCGCAGCGGTTGCGTCATTTTTGGGATATCCTGCAATCGAACATTGAAGAACTTCCTGAGTATGTCGCGGAATATCGGCAGCGTGGCCTGATCGACGGGGAACGGGTTGGTGTTTGCGGCGCATCACTTGGCGGAATGAGCGCACTCGGATGTATGGCGCGCTATCCGTGGATTACTGCGGTCGCGGCATTTATGGGCTCCGGCTATTTCTCTACGCTATCATCCGCGCTATTTCCGCCGGTTCCCGCCGATGGCGAAGAGCATCGGGCGGAGTTGCTGGCGTTAGCGACCCAGCTCGCTGATTATGATGTCACCACGCGCCTGGAGGCGCTGTCCAATCGGCCGCTGTTGGTGTGGCACGGGGAGGCGGATGATGTCGTGCCTGCGGCAGAAAGCGCCCGTCTCCATCAGGCATTGAAACAACAAAATCTGGATAGAAATTTGACGTATGTGGTAGAAAAAGGTGTTGGACACAGAATTACGCCGACAGCGTTACAAGCAGGGGAAACATTTTTTAGTCATTACCTGACGACGGCGAACGAGTGA
- a CDS encoding methyl-accepting chemotaxis protein, producing MLGLSFKHWGLGIKLSIIASLSVAILFIVFTLTLTRSAGDQLKSLTLNDMQSQVNGVTDMINMYDTSLQAEVSNYTRLLASFLPTRFSLDTANPTPSGNTSQPTLKAGDTILNFNTDVTDDFLSRTHAISTIFVRDGEDFTRITTSLKKEDGSRAMGTTLDRESPAYALVIKGETYSGLATLFGKQYITQYQPIRDSENKVIGILFVGVDITKQFTEMQQTILNKKMGATGHFFVLGTKKGKDAGNYLYHQTNANQRPDWSEGALEKVLATGNGTIEYDNNTMTGEEKTRIMVYRSIPQWNWIVAGTVSKESLMAEINRTRNLFLAGGIILVLLFAAFFVVLTRKWLSQPLVEIVKVAEQFSAGNLTATLSSNREDEVGRLIDAINGIGQGLTTIVSQVRRSSEEISASTDALAADSENISEQIARQASSVEETSANMEQLSASVKQNADNVSAAKDLAEQSAAAARNGSQTVTDSVSTMSDIKNSSQRIADITTVIESIAFQTNILALNAAVEAARAGEHGRGFAVVAAEVRALAQRSSTAVKEIESLINESLEKIDAGYQFSEKTQAVMDDLRNRILQVSTIVNDIDIASREQSAGISQVNIAIVQIGQATQENAILVNNSEDTAQSLRQKGHHLSELVSVFRI from the coding sequence ATGTTGGGACTTTCCTTTAAACACTGGGGTTTGGGTATCAAGTTATCCATTATCGCCTCCCTGAGCGTAGCGATATTGTTCATTGTGTTTACCCTCACGCTTACCCGCTCCGCAGGCGATCAACTGAAATCGTTGACCCTCAATGACATGCAGAGCCAGGTGAATGGCGTCACCGACATGATCAATATGTACGATACCAGCCTACAAGCCGAGGTCAGCAACTATACGCGGCTGCTGGCGAGCTTTCTGCCGACGCGTTTTTCACTGGATACCGCTAACCCCACCCCTTCCGGTAATACCTCTCAGCCGACGCTTAAGGCTGGCGATACAATATTGAACTTCAACACCGATGTGACGGACGACTTTCTGAGCCGGACTCACGCCATCTCAACGATTTTTGTCCGCGATGGCGAGGATTTTACGCGCATCACCACGTCATTGAAAAAAGAAGATGGATCGCGCGCGATGGGCACCACGCTCGATCGTGAAAGCCCAGCTTATGCGCTGGTGATAAAAGGTGAAACCTACAGTGGGTTAGCAACGCTGTTCGGCAAACAGTACATCACCCAGTATCAACCGATACGCGATAGTGAAAACAAGGTGATTGGTATTCTGTTCGTCGGCGTCGATATCACGAAGCAATTTACCGAGATGCAGCAAACGATTCTGAACAAGAAAATGGGCGCGACAGGCCACTTCTTTGTATTGGGCACGAAAAAAGGCAAAGATGCGGGTAACTATCTTTACCATCAAACCAATGCCAACCAGCGCCCTGACTGGTCAGAAGGTGCGTTAGAGAAAGTACTGGCAACCGGTAATGGTACGATTGAATATGACAACAACACGATGACGGGCGAAGAGAAAACCCGAATCATGGTGTACCGCAGCATTCCACAGTGGAACTGGATCGTTGCGGGTACGGTGAGCAAAGAAAGCCTGATGGCAGAGATTAACCGTACCCGTAACCTGTTTTTGGCCGGTGGCATTATTCTGGTTCTGCTCTTCGCGGCATTCTTTGTCGTGCTGACGCGCAAGTGGCTGAGCCAGCCGCTGGTTGAAATCGTCAAAGTGGCAGAACAATTTTCTGCGGGTAATCTGACGGCCACGCTGTCCAGCAACCGTGAAGATGAAGTGGGTCGCCTGATCGATGCGATTAACGGCATCGGGCAGGGGTTAACGACGATCGTGTCGCAGGTAAGACGCTCCTCTGAGGAAATCAGTGCCAGCACCGATGCACTGGCTGCCGATAGCGAAAACATCAGCGAGCAGATTGCCCGCCAGGCCAGTAGCGTCGAAGAGACCTCTGCCAACATGGAGCAGCTTTCCGCCAGCGTGAAGCAGAATGCCGATAACGTTTCTGCCGCCAAAGATCTGGCAGAACAGAGCGCAGCAGCAGCACGCAACGGCAGCCAAACCGTCACCGATTCGGTATCTACAATGAGCGATATCAAGAACTCATCCCAGCGGATTGCCGATATCACGACGGTGATCGAATCCATCGCTTTCCAGACCAATATTCTGGCGCTCAATGCCGCCGTAGAAGCCGCTCGTGCGGGCGAACACGGTAGAGGCTTCGCCGTGGTTGCGGCTGAAGTTCGGGCTCTGGCACAGCGTAGTTCTACTGCGGTGAAAGAGATCGAAAGCTTGATTAATGAGTCACTGGAGAAAATCGACGCGGGCTACCAGTTCTCAGAAAAAACGCAGGCGGTAATGGATGACTTGCGCAACCGCATCCTGCAAGTCAGCACCATCGTGAACGATATTGATATCGCCTCACGCGAGCAGTCTGCGGGAATTAGCCAGGTGAACATCGCGATTGTACAGATTGGTCAGGCAACGCAGGAAAATGCCATCCTGGTCAACAATTCGGAAGACACCGCGCAGAGTCTGCGTCAGAAAGGCCACCACCTCAGCGAGCTGGTCAGCGTCTTCCGTATTTAA